Proteins encoded in a region of the Streptomyces violaceoruber genome:
- a CDS encoding metal-sensitive transcriptional regulator, producing the protein MELDMSADELKSALNRLRRAQGQLAGVIRMIEEGRDCEDVVTQLAAVSRALDRAGFSIIATGLQQCMTSDDPEVRDSAQMRARLEKLFLSLA; encoded by the coding sequence GTGGAGCTCGACATGTCGGCCGACGAACTGAAGTCGGCGCTGAACCGGCTGCGGCGCGCCCAGGGGCAGCTCGCGGGAGTCATCCGGATGATCGAGGAGGGCCGGGACTGCGAGGACGTGGTCACCCAGCTCGCCGCCGTCTCCCGCGCCCTGGACCGGGCCGGGTTCTCGATCATCGCCACGGGACTGCAGCAGTGCATGACCAGTGACGACCCCGAGGTGCGCGACTCGGCACAGATGCGGGCCAGGCTGGAGAAGCTCTTCCTCTCCCTGGCCTGA
- a CDS encoding sulfite exporter TauE/SafE family protein, translating into MTPLILALLAGAAAGVSLGALGAGGSILTVPALVYLLGFTPAAATTASLVVVIVTSVTALVAHARAGAVRWRAGLLFAAAGVLPAAGAGALSSRVPATVLTLLFAALAALAGLHMLGRRAPRENGAVSGARAAGAGAGLGAVTGFLGVGGGFLAVPALVAVLAVPMSAAVGTSLLVVGANALVALAARAYSSVHLDLTLLLPFLAAAVLGAWDGRRLAAKVSAGTLRRVFGAVLLAVAVAMGVSAVL; encoded by the coding sequence ATGACGCCGCTGATCCTCGCGCTGCTCGCCGGCGCCGCGGCCGGCGTGTCCCTGGGCGCGCTGGGGGCGGGCGGCAGCATCCTCACCGTGCCCGCGCTCGTCTACCTGCTCGGCTTCACCCCGGCGGCGGCGACCACCGCGAGCCTCGTCGTCGTGATCGTCACGTCCGTCACCGCGCTGGTGGCCCACGCCAGGGCGGGGGCCGTGCGGTGGCGGGCCGGGCTGCTGTTCGCGGCCGCGGGTGTGCTGCCCGCCGCCGGGGCCGGCGCCCTGTCCTCGCGGGTCCCTGCGACGGTGCTGACGCTGCTGTTCGCCGCCCTGGCCGCGCTGGCGGGCCTGCACATGCTGGGCCGCCGCGCGCCGCGCGAGAACGGCGCCGTGTCGGGGGCGCGCGCGGCCGGGGCCGGGGCCGGTCTCGGTGCGGTGACCGGGTTCCTCGGGGTCGGCGGCGGCTTCCTGGCGGTACCGGCGCTGGTGGCCGTCCTCGCGGTGCCGATGAGCGCGGCGGTGGGCACGAGTCTGCTGGTGGTCGGGGCGAACGCGCTGGTGGCCCTGGCCGCCCGGGCGTACTCCTCCGTACACCTGGACCTCACCCTGCTGCTGCCGTTCCTGGCGGCCGCGGTCCTCGGCGCGTGGGACGGCAGGCGGCTGGCCGCGAAGGTCTCCGCCGGGACGCTGCGGCGCGTCTTCGGTGCCGTGCTGCTCGCCGTGGCCGTGGCGATGGGCGTGTCGGCGGTACTGTGA